In Nycticebus coucang isolate mNycCou1 chromosome 9, mNycCou1.pri, whole genome shotgun sequence, the following are encoded in one genomic region:
- the SERPINA1 gene encoding alpha-1-antitrypsin, whose protein sequence is MTSSVSWGLLLLAGLCLWAPSFLAEDPQGDTAQDTSQHDHNYPACHKIAPNLAEFALSLYRHLAHQSNTTNIFFSPMSIAIAFAMLSLGAKADTHTQILEGLHFNLTATQVDEIHEGFQELLHTLNQPDNQLQLTTGNGLFINQNLKLVAKFLEDVKKLYHSEAFSVNFEDTEEAKKQINNYVEKGTQGKIVDLVEDLDKDTALAMVNYIFFKGKWEKPFEAEHTAEEDFHVDETTTVKVPMMNRLGMFNTHYCETLSSWVLMMDYVGNATAIFFLPDEGKLQHLEDKLTKEVVTKFLENRQTRSANVHFPKLSISGTCDLKKVLSELGMTKVFSNGADLSGVTEEVPLKLSKAVHKAVLTLDEKGTEAAGATLMEAIPMSIPPDVSFNRPFLFLIYYEITKSPLFVGKVVDPTQK, encoded by the exons ATGACATCTTCTGTCTCATGGGGCCTCCTCCTGCTGGCAGGTCTGTGCCTCTGGGCTCCCAGCTTCCTAGCTGAGGATCCCCAGGGGGACACTGCCCAGGATACATCCCAGCATGATCATAACTACCCAGCCTGCCACAAGATTGCTCCCAACCTGGCGGAGTTCGCATTGAGCCTATACCGCCATTTGGCCCATCAGTCCAACACCACCAACATCTTCTTCTCCCCAATGAGTATTGCTATAGCCTTTGCCATGCTCTCCCTGGGAGCCAAGGCTGACACTCACACCCAGATCCTGGAGGGCCTGCATTTCAACCTCACAGCGACACAAGTGGATGAGATCCATGAAGGCTTCCAGGAACTCCTCCATACCCTCAACCAGCCAGACAACCAGCTCCAGCTGACCACCGGCAATGGTCTATTCATCAACCAGAATCTGAAGCTAGTGGCAAAGTTTTTGGAGGATGTCAAAAAGCTGTACCACTCAGAAGCCTTTTCAGTCAATTTCGAGGACACTGAAGAGGCCAAGAAACAGATCAACAATTACGTGGAGAAGGGAACCCAAGGAAAAATTGTGGATTTAGTCGAAGACCTTGACAAAGACACAGCTTTGGccatggtgaattacattttctttaaag GCAAATGGGAGAAACCCTTTGAAGCTGAGCACACCGCAGAAGAGGACTTCCATGTGGATGAGACGACGACGGTGAAGGTGCCCATGATGAATCGCCTGGGCATGTTTAACACCCACTACTGTGAGACGCTCTCCAGCTGGGTGCTAATGATGGACTATGTGGGCAATGCCACTGCCATCTTCTTCTTGCCCGATGAGGGGAAATTACAGCACCTGGAGGACAAACTCACCAAGGAAGTTGTGACCAAGTTCCTGGAAAACAGACAAACAAG GTCTGCCAATGTACATTTCCCCAAACTGTCCATTTCTGGAACCTGTGATTTGAAGAAAGTACTGAGTGAACTGGGCATGACAAAGGTCTTCAGCAATGGGGCTGACCTCTCAGGGGTCACTGAGGAGGTACCCCTGAAGCTCTCCAAG GCTGTACATAAGGCTGTACTGACCCTCGACGAGAAAGGGACAGAAGCCGCCGGGGCCACACTTATGGAAGCCATACCTATGTCCATTCCCCCTGATGTCAGTTTTAACAGGCCCTTTCTCTTCCTGATTTATTACGAAATCACCAAGAGTCCTCTCTTTGTGGGAAAAGTAGTAGATCCCACCCAAAAATAA